GAACTTCGACAAGATCAAACGACTCTTCGAAGCCGTGATTACCGTGGTGCTTCGCATTGCCGCCGTTTTTGGGGCGTTTGTTTACCGGGTTATCAAGCTTGCGTCGCAGGCTGTGGCCTGGTTCGACAAGCTGGATGAGGGCACCAGAAATCTCATCCTGGGGGCCTTCGGGTTGCTCGCGGCTTGGAAGGTGCTCAACATGGGCTTTCTCGCCACGCCGGTGGGCATGCTGATTACGGGACTGCTCGGTATCATCGCCCTGGTCGACGACCTTATGACTTATATGGAAGGGGGCGAGAGTTTCTTCGATTGGGGGCCGTGGGTGGGGCAGATCAAGGCGGTCGTGGAGGGCTTGGCCCCTCTGCTCGCCGCGTTGGGCAAGTTGGCCGAACGGGTGCTGCCTCTTATCTCGGCTGCATTGAGCCGCATCTGGAGCTTCATCAATGAGATGGCTGCGACTGTCGGGAAGACCATTCTGGACGCCTTCGGAGGTGGTTTCGGAGGTGCTGCGGCATTTGTTGATACGCTGGGAGATGCCATTGAGCAGATAGCCTCAATCATCGGTGCCGTTTTTTCCGTTACCGCTCCCATGGCTGTGGACATTTTCACGTTCGCCCTGGGCGGTATCGTGGACTATCTGCGCATGCTCATGCAGGTGGCCACGTCCATTGCACATGCTTTTGTTGCTCTGTTTACGGGGGACTTAACCGGCGCAGCGGATGCCTTTCTTGATGCCTTGCGGGCAGTATGGGATTTCCTCGGCTCCATCGTGGGCCGGGTTAAAGACCTGGTGGGAGGTGTCGGAGGCAAGCTGCTCGGTGTGCTTGGTATAGATGTGGGTACAAATGGTGATGCTGTCCGTGCTGCAGCGCAGACCAATACTGCGGCGCTGGTACCTTCGCATAGCGAAACCGCCAGCTATGACAACAGCAAACGGTCGACAGAGGTAACCAGCACAACCAGCATCACCATCACCGGTGCAGGCGATCCTGCAGCCGTGGGTAATAACGTGGCGCAGCGGCAACAGCAGGTAAATGCGGATCTGGTCCGCCACACCAGAGGGGTTGCCCGATGAGCGATGTGCTTTCCAAATCCTCCGGGCCGGTACTGCTGCGGCCCACGCGCAGTATAGGCGGACTGTATCCCGATGTGGTGGTCGAGGAAAGCCACGAAGATGCCCTGCAGGTCACCGAGCACCCCGTTGAGCAGGGCGCGGCAATCAGCGACCATGCGTTCAAAAAACCCGCAACGGTGGTCATCCGGGGCGGAGTTTCCGATGCCAGTGCGGAAAACACCGGCGGGGAACGCCGGAGCGTAGAATTTTACAACACGCTACTCGAGCTGCAGAAATCGCGTGAACTGTTCGACCTGGTGACGGGCAAGCGCCTGTATCGCAACATGCTGCTGGAGACGCTTTCGACAGTTACTGACAACGCCGGAGAACATGCTCTGATGTTTACTGCGGCCTGCAGAGAAGTCGTCGTCGTAACCACACGCACGACCACGGTGCCGCCACGTAGCCGCCATGCCCAGCCGGGAAAGACCGGCGCAACATCAGACGCGGGACAGAAGCAGCCCAGGCAGAGCATTTTGAAAGGCGGGTTTGGCTAATGACGACCTTTATCATCCCCCTGACCCCGGAACCGCAGTCGTTCGGCATTACCTTGGCTGGTCGCGAGCTGCGCCTGACCATTCGCTGGTTTGAAACTGTGGAAGGCGGATGGGTGATGGATGTTTATGAACCGGAAAGCGCCGCCCCTATTGTGTGCGGAGTACCGCTTGTTGCCGGTGCCGACTTGTTCGGTCCGTATGACTACCTGAATCTGGGGGGCGAGCTGCGCATTGATAGTGAGTTACCCCCTGCCTATGACACGCTGGGCAATGGCGTTGATCTGCTGTTCATAACCTCGGATGGAGAAAGCGCATGATAGATCAATGGTTGCGGCAGTGCTCCCTGATAGTTGCCGGATCTGGCTCTCGCGGGCTTGAACTGGGCGACCTGCGTGTATCGTTTACTGTTCGCAAGGGCGACCTGGAAACACCCAACAGCGCGGAAATACGGGTTTACAACCTGTCTGCAGACACGGCCAACCGCATCCGTCGGGAGTTTACCCGCGTGGTGCTCATGGCCGGTTACTCGCAGCTCGGTACTATCTTTGACGGTACAATCCGGCAGGTCCGTCAGGGCCGTGAAAACGGTACGGACACCTGGCTGGAGATCATCGCGGCGGACGGCGACGGAGCCTACAATTTCGCCACGGTAAACACCACGCTGGCCGCAGGTTCCACTCCGGCCGACCGCGTGAGCGTGTGCCAATCGTCCATGGCAGAAAAGGGAGCCGGGACGGGATACATACCGGACCTGGGCAACCAGGCGCTGCCGCGCGGCAAGGTCATGTACGGCATGGCCAGGGAGCATATGCGGGGCATTGCCGAAACTACTGACACTGGCTGGAGCATACAGGACGGCAAGGTGCAGATGCTGCCACGGAACGGGTATCTGCCAGGCGCGGCCGTTGTGTTGACGCACGAGACTGGCCTGGTGGGCACCCCTGAACAGACACAGGACGGGATCAAGGTTCGCGCACTGCTCAACCCCCAGCTGCGGATAGGTGCCCGCGTCAAATTGGACAACGCCAGTGTGCAGCGCGTGAAGACAGACCTGAAGGCAAACACGGTGCTCGCGCCGGCGCTGGACCACGACGGTATATACCGGGTGCTCACAATTGAATATCGCGGCGACACACGCGGTAACGACTGGTATGCGGACATGGTGTGTCTGGGGATTGATGATACGTCGCGGGTACCGCTGGACGTGGCGAGGTAAAGCAATGGACAGAA
This region of Desulfovibrio psychrotolerans genomic DNA includes:
- a CDS encoding phage baseplate protein encodes the protein MSDVLSKSSGPVLLRPTRSIGGLYPDVVVEESHEDALQVTEHPVEQGAAISDHAFKKPATVVIRGGVSDASAENTGGERRSVEFYNTLLELQKSRELFDLVTGKRLYRNMLLETLSTVTDNAGEHALMFTAACREVVVVTTRTTTVPPRSRHAQPGKTGATSDAGQKQPRQSILKGGFG
- a CDS encoding phage baseplate plug family protein is translated as MTTFIIPLTPEPQSFGITLAGRELRLTIRWFETVEGGWVMDVYEPESAAPIVCGVPLVAGADLFGPYDYLNLGGELRIDSELPPAYDTLGNGVDLLFITSDGESA
- a CDS encoding phage protein; this translates as MIDQWLRQCSLIVAGSGSRGLELGDLRVSFTVRKGDLETPNSAEIRVYNLSADTANRIRREFTRVVLMAGYSQLGTIFDGTIRQVRQGRENGTDTWLEIIAADGDGAYNFATVNTTLAAGSTPADRVSVCQSSMAEKGAGTGYIPDLGNQALPRGKVMYGMAREHMRGIAETTDTGWSIQDGKVQMLPRNGYLPGAAVVLTHETGLVGTPEQTQDGIKVRALLNPQLRIGARVKLDNASVQRVKTDLKANTVLAPALDHDGIYRVLTIEYRGDTRGNDWYADMVCLGIDDTSRVPLDVAR